In a genomic window of Hyphomonas sp.:
- a CDS encoding AEC family transporter, with protein sequence MGGFLYALLPVIAIVTLGHILSVRKWIPADSWRAIERLSYVVLFPALIVRTLAHAPFEEAPWGLAGALILAQFVLAGVGWCGRFLPNMPGPAVGSVIQSNVRWNTMIGLSIGSLLFGEEGLALVTIAAAVMIPTANIISVYALIAHADQPHGPRPNPFRALLRNPIVLACIAGLALAGMNASLPRLLDDSLRILGDAALALGLLSAGAGVDLSALRRAGTRTLIWSLVRLLGLPALAVGFCVLLGVTGVPLVIALICAATPTATSSYILAKELGGDAPLAANLIAVETVLAMITLPGLYLLLTS encoded by the coding sequence ATGGGCGGCTTTCTCTACGCCCTGCTTCCGGTCATTGCGATCGTGACCCTCGGGCACATCCTGTCGGTGCGCAAATGGATCCCCGCCGACAGCTGGCGGGCCATCGAACGTCTGTCCTATGTTGTGCTTTTCCCGGCGCTGATCGTGCGAACGCTGGCGCACGCGCCTTTCGAGGAGGCCCCCTGGGGACTGGCCGGGGCATTGATCCTGGCGCAATTCGTGCTCGCTGGCGTCGGCTGGTGCGGACGCTTCCTGCCGAACATGCCGGGTCCGGCCGTTGGCTCGGTCATCCAGTCCAATGTGCGCTGGAACACCATGATAGGCCTTTCCATCGGCAGCCTTCTGTTCGGTGAGGAAGGCCTTGCCCTCGTCACCATCGCAGCTGCCGTGATGATCCCGACGGCCAACATCATTTCGGTCTATGCGCTCATCGCTCATGCCGACCAGCCGCACGGGCCAAGGCCCAACCCGTTCAGGGCATTGCTGCGCAACCCCATTGTGCTTGCCTGCATCGCGGGGCTCGCACTGGCCGGCATGAATGCCAGCCTGCCCCGCCTTCTCGACGACAGTCTCCGCATTCTTGGTGACGCCGCGCTTGCGCTCGGACTGCTGTCAGCCGGGGCCGGGGTCGATCTGTCGGCCCTGCGACGGGCCGGCACGCGAACGCTGATCTGGTCCCTCGTCCGGCTGCTCGGTCTGCCGGCACTGGCCGTCGGGTTCTGTGTTCTGCTCGGCGTCACCGGCGTTCCGCTGGTCATTGCCCTGATCTGCGCCGCCACGCCAACGGCGACCAGTTCCTACATCCTGGCAAAGGAACTCGGCGGCGATGCCCCGCTGGCCGCGAATTTGATTGCCGTGGAAACCGTGCTCGCCATGATTACCTTGCCGGGGCTTTACCTGCTCCTGACCAGCTGA
- a CDS encoding aspartate carbamoyltransferase catalytic subunit, whose product MSKAAIHYSFDHEHLLGINGLHPLDITHILDLANDYAEATRAGRRADPVLSGKTVVNLFFENSTRTMSSFEIAARRLGADVISMPVAQSSVKKGETLIDTAMTLNAMKPDVLVVRHSASGGAKLLSRKVDCAVVNAGDGTHEHPTQGLLDTLTIRRNKGQIEGLKVVICGDITHSRVARSTTLALHLLGAEVHLCAPRTLMPSGTETWGAASATSDFDAALAGADVVMMLRLQLERMDGAYLPSRREYFRYFGLTQERLSLAKDDALVMHPGPMNRGIEIESAIADGDRSVITEQVEMGVAVREAVLHLLAGGRP is encoded by the coding sequence ATGAGCAAGGCGGCAATCCACTACTCCTTCGACCACGAGCATTTGCTGGGCATCAATGGCCTTCACCCGCTCGACATCACCCATATTCTCGATCTGGCCAACGACTATGCGGAAGCGACCCGCGCAGGGCGACGCGCCGATCCCGTCCTGTCGGGCAAGACCGTTGTGAACCTGTTCTTCGAGAATTCGACCCGCACGATGAGCAGCTTCGAAATTGCGGCCCGCCGACTGGGCGCCGACGTGATTTCCATGCCTGTTGCCCAGTCCTCCGTGAAGAAGGGCGAAACGCTGATCGACACGGCGATGACCCTGAACGCCATGAAGCCTGATGTACTGGTGGTCCGACATTCGGCCTCGGGCGGGGCCAAACTCCTGTCTCGCAAGGTAGACTGCGCAGTGGTCAATGCGGGCGACGGAACCCATGAGCATCCGACACAGGGCCTGCTCGACACGCTGACGATCCGCCGAAACAAGGGCCAGATCGAAGGCCTGAAAGTTGTCATCTGCGGGGATATCACCCATTCGCGCGTGGCGCGCTCGACGACACTGGCCCTGCACCTGCTCGGCGCGGAGGTGCATTTGTGTGCGCCCCGCACGCTGATGCCGTCCGGGACAGAAACCTGGGGTGCGGCCTCCGCCACATCGGATTTCGACGCTGCCCTGGCAGGCGCCGACGTCGTGATGATGCTAAGGCTCCAGCTGGAACGCATGGATGGTGCCTATCTGCCAAGTCGGCGGGAGTATTTCCGCTATTTCGGACTGACCCAGGAACGGCTCTCTCTCGCCAAAGACGACGCTCTCGTCATGCATCCGGGTCCGATGAATCGCGGCATCGAGATCGAAAGCGCCATCGCCGACGGGGATCGCTCCGTAATCACCGAACAGGTCGAAATGGGCGTCGCAGTCCGGGAAGCTGTATTGCACCTGCTGGCAGGAGGCCGCCCATGA
- the pyrC gene encoding dihydroorotase — MSLSIYNARLLDPATGLDGPGAILIEDGMIQEVSPGATAPHAAAAEILDAGGLCLAPGLIDLRVKTGEPGDEQKETLATASRAAVAGGVTSLVVMPDTQPVIDDVALVRFISDRAKASAQARIYPAGALTTGLKGEAMAEIGLMADAGAVLFTNGDSPVTNASIQKRAMTYAASRGAIVMSRPDDGALKGSGVMNGGAFAARKGLAGIPPEAEWIGAARDLMLAEATGCTLILDQVSTPRTLDLVRQSRDRGASVFTTIAAHSLFFNEIDVGDYLTYCKVNPPFRDEDTRQAMISALAAGKIDAVVSAHDPQPPEEKRLPFGEASFGAAGLETTLAALLSLVHDGPLDLLDALAPLTCRPADMLGLPQGRLAAATPADVILFDPGKPWLCDRDELLSRSTNSPFDGRRLQGRVMKTLIGGKFVFTR; from the coding sequence ATGAGCCTGTCCATCTACAATGCGCGGCTCCTCGACCCGGCGACGGGACTCGACGGTCCAGGCGCAATCCTGATCGAAGACGGCATGATCCAGGAGGTCTCACCCGGCGCGACCGCACCACACGCCGCGGCCGCTGAAATCCTGGACGCTGGGGGCCTTTGCCTCGCACCCGGCCTGATCGACCTGCGTGTGAAGACGGGAGAGCCCGGCGACGAACAGAAGGAAACACTGGCTACGGCATCCCGTGCAGCAGTCGCCGGGGGAGTCACCAGCCTCGTCGTGATGCCCGACACTCAGCCTGTCATCGACGACGTCGCGCTGGTGCGTTTCATCTCGGACCGCGCGAAAGCGAGCGCGCAGGCGCGCATCTATCCTGCGGGTGCGCTGACCACTGGCCTGAAGGGCGAAGCAATGGCCGAAATCGGCTTGATGGCGGATGCCGGGGCCGTCCTGTTCACGAATGGCGACAGCCCGGTGACCAACGCCTCCATTCAGAAGCGGGCCATGACCTATGCCGCCAGCCGCGGCGCTATCGTCATGAGCCGGCCCGACGATGGGGCGCTGAAAGGCTCCGGCGTGATGAATGGAGGCGCTTTTGCCGCGCGCAAGGGATTGGCAGGCATTCCGCCCGAAGCTGAATGGATCGGTGCGGCCCGCGACCTGATGCTGGCGGAAGCCACAGGCTGCACGCTCATTCTCGACCAGGTCTCTACCCCACGGACGCTTGACCTTGTCCGTCAGTCGCGAGATCGCGGCGCCAGCGTGTTCACCACGATTGCCGCCCACTCCCTGTTCTTCAACGAGATCGATGTCGGAGATTATCTCACCTATTGCAAGGTCAACCCGCCCTTCAGGGATGAAGACACGCGGCAGGCGATGATCTCGGCGCTCGCAGCAGGCAAGATAGACGCGGTGGTCTCGGCGCATGATCCGCAACCCCCGGAGGAAAAGCGCCTTCCCTTCGGCGAAGCCAGTTTTGGTGCAGCGGGGCTTGAAACCACTCTGGCTGCCCTGCTGAGCCTGGTCCATGACGGGCCGCTCGACCTGCTCGACGCGCTCGCACCGCTGACCTGCAGACCCGCCGACATGCTCGGCCTTCCACAGGGACGACTGGCTGCAGCCACACCTGCAGACGTCATCCTGTTCGATCCAGGCAAACCCTGGTTGTGCGACCGCGACGAATTGCTGTCGCGCTCAACGAATTCCCCGTTTGATGGCCGGCGCCTTCAAGGCCGCGTGATGAAGACGCTGATCGGCGGCAAATTCGTCTTCACCCGTTAG
- the plsY gene encoding glycerol-3-phosphate 1-O-acyltransferase PlsY, with product MTDLTPELAFPLAALCGYLAGSVPFGLLITRAAGLGDIRAIGSGNIGATNVLRTGRKDLALATLLLDSLKAGLVALGFGILGGRELGFVAGAFAFIGHCYPVWLGFKGGKGVATYAGLLPFVSLPGFFVAAPVWLGLFAITRISSLAALTAAALVAPGAWLLGERNLFIIGGLALLSLFVFWTHRANLGRLLKGEEPKFGAKKPDSPSA from the coding sequence GTGACTGACCTGACCCCAGAACTGGCATTTCCCTTGGCAGCCCTGTGTGGCTACCTCGCCGGATCCGTGCCCTTCGGTCTGCTGATCACGCGTGCGGCCGGACTCGGCGATATCCGCGCCATCGGCTCAGGCAATATCGGCGCCACGAATGTTCTGCGCACCGGGCGCAAGGATCTGGCTCTTGCAACCTTGTTGCTCGACAGCCTGAAGGCCGGTCTCGTCGCTCTCGGCTTCGGTATTCTGGGGGGGCGAGAGCTGGGATTTGTGGCGGGCGCCTTCGCGTTCATCGGCCATTGCTATCCCGTCTGGCTCGGATTCAAGGGCGGCAAGGGCGTCGCAACCTATGCCGGCCTGCTCCCTTTTGTCTCCCTGCCCGGCTTTTTCGTGGCTGCGCCGGTCTGGCTGGGCCTGTTCGCCATCACCCGCATCTCGTCACTGGCCGCGCTGACCGCCGCCGCTCTGGTTGCACCGGGCGCCTGGCTGCTGGGTGAACGGAACTTGTTCATCATAGGGGGGCTGGCACTCCTGTCGCTGTTCGTGTTCTGGACACATCGCGCAAATCTGGGCCGTCTCCTGAAAGGGGAAGAGCCGAAATTCGGCGCGAAGAAACCTGACAGCCCGAGTGCATGA
- the dprA gene encoding DNA-processing protein DprA, whose translation MTAPRALGDADRIDWVRLARTPNVGPVTFAQLLHRFGTPAAALDALPELTRKARRRFQPPSRADIERELEQTRQYGARIIASCEPEFPQLLKALDPPPPVLATLGNTDLAAQPTVAIVGARNASAAGRKMARDMAGGLGQAGWVTVSGLARGIDGEAHAASLQTGTIAVLGGAVDHVYPPQHDRLYAEIAAKGLILSETAFGHRAKAQDFPRRNRIITGLCRGVIVVEAAERSGSLISARMAGEQGREVMAVPGSPLDPRSAGTNRLIRQGATLVRHVDDVLEVLDSLPLTGVSAPLTPFADPAASGAPPEDLQTRILQALSFNPMPIGEIARAAGASYPQCAAMLMELELAGDAVTLPGGLACRAA comes from the coding sequence ATGACGGCGCCGCGAGCCCTCGGTGATGCAGACCGCATCGACTGGGTCAGGCTCGCGCGGACACCGAATGTCGGCCCCGTAACATTTGCCCAGCTGCTGCACAGATTTGGCACGCCCGCGGCCGCACTGGACGCGCTGCCGGAACTTACCCGAAAGGCCCGCCGCAGGTTCCAGCCTCCAAGCCGTGCCGATATCGAACGGGAACTTGAACAGACCCGTCAGTATGGCGCCCGCATCATTGCGAGCTGCGAGCCGGAATTTCCGCAACTCCTGAAGGCGCTGGATCCACCTCCGCCCGTTCTGGCCACTCTCGGCAATACGGATCTTGCCGCTCAACCAACCGTCGCCATTGTAGGCGCGCGCAATGCGTCGGCGGCCGGGCGCAAGATGGCGCGCGACATGGCTGGCGGGCTGGGACAGGCAGGCTGGGTCACTGTGTCCGGCCTGGCCCGGGGCATAGACGGCGAAGCGCATGCAGCCAGCTTGCAGACCGGCACAATTGCGGTGCTTGGCGGAGCGGTGGATCATGTCTACCCACCCCAGCATGACCGGCTCTATGCGGAAATTGCCGCCAAAGGCCTGATCCTTTCCGAAACGGCTTTCGGCCACCGCGCCAAGGCGCAGGATTTCCCTCGCCGCAATCGCATCATCACCGGTCTTTGCCGGGGTGTCATCGTGGTCGAGGCGGCAGAGCGTTCAGGTTCGCTGATTTCGGCACGAATGGCAGGCGAACAGGGCCGCGAAGTGATGGCGGTGCCAGGATCCCCCCTCGATCCCCGCTCAGCCGGCACAAACCGGCTCATCCGCCAGGGCGCAACGCTCGTCCGGCATGTGGACGATGTACTCGAAGTTCTGGACAGCCTTCCCCTGACAGGCGTCTCTGCCCCTCTAACGCCGTTCGCGGATCCGGCTGCGTCCGGCGCCCCGCCAGAAGACCTTCAAACCCGCATTCTTCAGGCCTTGTCGTTCAACCCGATGCCGATTGGCGAAATCGCCCGGGCTGCAGGTGCTTCCTATCCGCAATGTGCGGCCATGCTGATGGAACTGGAACTGGCGGGCGACGCAGTAACCTTGCCGGGTGGTCTCGCCTGTCGGGCTGCATGA
- a CDS encoding LPS assembly protein LptD, whose product MAKWHHVAAALGLAVCLPWYAIAQDDAAAPQPAGQDERVVLEADYVYEVRDENKLVAEGNVEALYQGRILRADRIVYDRTTDKVRASGNVIIIDETGSQQFADEVEVDSRLSDGYAIGFSARLEDGATVAANSAIRQSNGVNALDQVVYTACPVCEEKKTPTWAVRARRAVLDQESQMISYRDAVIEIAGIPVFYLPFLAHPDPTSERRSGLLIPSAGNSSKLGWFYQQPYYWAVSEHSDLTISPMVSQNVNPLLELDFRKRFYSGSINLNTSFTYEQDFDSDGELFGEERLRGHVYGNGLFAINNEWKWGFGVEHQSDDLYDRRYDIDGQNEQRGLYSSAPRRLLSQLFATGQGDDYYADVALLKFQGLREGDDDAELPTALPVFYSEKFWDLGKWGFASVNASSAILERDIGEDSHRVSVGADWSDLNILPGGFTFEPFAEVRADYYGLDEDESGEESVTRALGNVGGKLAYPMVRPGKVVDVMLEPAVMAAWGTSNSNDDVIPNEDSLLFEADESVLFDANGFGAYDLFEGDGKLAAGITARALWKNGPDLSTTIGKRWRSRPDDAFDATSNLDGTSSDWIIAATADFGRKLRIDTHARLDEDGFSLNRIDAKISSNYKRLRAVAQYYKVDERISTTGESDEGIFLRGEFRVTSQYSVFAGQLRDISDNLNAKQEYGIAFEDDCSRFEIVYQRSELQDRTLGPEENIQFRFSLKTIGDFGSSEFD is encoded by the coding sequence TTGGCAAAATGGCATCATGTTGCGGCCGCGCTTGGTTTGGCGGTCTGTCTCCCCTGGTACGCCATTGCCCAGGACGACGCAGCCGCGCCGCAACCCGCAGGCCAGGACGAACGGGTCGTGCTGGAAGCCGACTATGTCTACGAGGTTCGCGACGAGAACAAGCTGGTCGCCGAAGGCAATGTCGAAGCACTTTATCAGGGACGCATCCTGCGCGCTGACCGGATTGTCTATGACCGGACGACAGACAAGGTCCGGGCCAGTGGCAATGTCATCATCATAGACGAGACCGGCAGCCAGCAATTTGCTGACGAGGTCGAAGTCGATTCGCGCCTGTCGGATGGATATGCGATCGGGTTCTCGGCCCGTCTGGAGGATGGCGCCACTGTGGCTGCCAATTCGGCCATCCGTCAGTCCAATGGCGTGAACGCGCTGGACCAGGTGGTCTATACGGCCTGTCCGGTCTGTGAAGAGAAGAAGACCCCGACCTGGGCCGTGCGGGCGCGCCGAGCCGTGCTGGATCAGGAAAGCCAGATGATTTCCTACCGCGACGCGGTGATCGAGATTGCAGGCATCCCCGTCTTCTACCTGCCCTTTCTGGCGCATCCCGACCCGACCTCCGAACGGCGCTCCGGCCTGCTGATCCCGTCGGCCGGCAATTCGTCAAAACTGGGCTGGTTCTACCAGCAACCCTACTATTGGGCCGTCTCGGAGCATTCGGACCTGACGATCTCACCCATGGTCAGCCAGAATGTGAACCCGCTTCTGGAACTGGATTTCCGCAAACGGTTCTATTCCGGATCGATCAATCTCAATACCAGCTTTACCTACGAGCAGGACTTCGACAGCGATGGCGAATTGTTCGGGGAAGAACGCCTTCGCGGCCACGTTTATGGCAATGGCCTGTTTGCGATCAACAATGAATGGAAATGGGGCTTTGGGGTCGAACACCAGTCCGATGATTTGTATGATCGCCGCTATGACATCGACGGTCAGAATGAACAGCGCGGACTGTATTCCAGCGCACCGCGCCGACTGTTGTCCCAATTGTTCGCAACCGGACAGGGCGATGATTATTACGCAGATGTCGCCCTCCTGAAATTTCAGGGCCTTCGCGAAGGTGATGATGACGCCGAACTGCCGACGGCGCTCCCTGTATTCTACAGCGAGAAATTCTGGGATCTGGGCAAATGGGGCTTCGCAAGCGTGAACGCCTCCAGCGCCATTCTGGAGCGGGACATCGGGGAGGACAGCCATCGCGTCAGTGTCGGCGCTGACTGGTCGGATCTGAACATCCTGCCCGGCGGCTTCACATTCGAACCATTCGCTGAAGTGCGGGCGGACTATTACGGACTCGACGAAGACGAATCCGGCGAGGAAAGCGTGACGCGCGCTCTGGGCAATGTGGGCGGCAAGCTCGCCTATCCAATGGTACGGCCCGGCAAGGTGGTCGATGTCATGCTGGAGCCCGCCGTCATGGCCGCGTGGGGCACGTCCAATTCAAATGATGACGTGATCCCAAATGAAGACAGTCTGCTCTTCGAAGCGGACGAGTCTGTGTTGTTCGACGCCAATGGTTTCGGCGCCTATGACCTGTTCGAGGGTGATGGCAAACTCGCTGCCGGGATCACGGCGCGCGCGCTCTGGAAAAATGGTCCGGATCTCAGCACAACGATTGGCAAGCGCTGGCGGTCCCGCCCCGATGATGCCTTTGACGCGACCAGCAACCTGGACGGCACATCCTCTGACTGGATCATTGCAGCCACGGCAGATTTCGGCCGGAAACTGCGCATCGACACGCATGCGCGCCTCGACGAGGACGGCTTCAGCCTGAATCGGATCGACGCAAAAATATCTTCGAATTACAAGAGACTGCGTGCTGTCGCGCAATACTACAAGGTGGATGAACGCATCTCGACCACTGGCGAGAGTGATGAGGGGATATTCCTGCGGGGCGAGTTCCGTGTGACCAGCCAGTATTCCGTGTTTGCCGGACAATTGCGGGACATCTCGGACAATCTCAACGCAAAACAGGAATATGGCATTGCCTTCGAGGACGATTGTTCTCGCTTCGAGATCGTCTATCAGCGCTCCGAGCTTCAGGACCGGACGCTCGGACCGGAGGAAAACATCCAGTTCCGGTTCTCCCTCAAGACAATCGGTGATTTCGGGTCCAGCGAGTTCGATTGA
- a CDS encoding peptidylprolyl isomerase, with amino-acid sequence MVRQFIAAAVLAALPVGSSAIAQEASAPERLALEGVAAIVNDRPISYSDVRQRARLLLLSLGGQQPTQEQIQQITGQALEQLIDEQLQLEKAAEFELEIAPEEVNAAVDDMARQSGASGDQLKQQLLAAGVNPTSLEEQMRAEIAWNRVMSGLYGSRIRISDNQVDEQLSRVRNSLQQTQYRISEIFLYAPDPETQSQAMQAANSIIEQLKQGADFRIAAQRISSAPTSATGGDMGWITTGDLDPVLAEAVEASVGPGLLGPIATENGIYILNVANKREPAKLTTKVDLMRLQVTDGSEADLKGALAQIETCDDVQSVSNSKSNLRHADLDDIDVEELGSEGKALVLATEVGQPTEIFAAGGGLAVMYVCRREDGAEALPSRDDLKGRLKDQELNMISERELRDLRREATIIYR; translated from the coding sequence ATGGTTCGTCAGTTTATCGCCGCTGCTGTTCTCGCGGCCCTTCCGGTCGGCAGTAGCGCCATCGCACAGGAGGCGAGCGCGCCTGAACGCCTGGCCCTCGAAGGCGTGGCGGCCATCGTGAATGACCGTCCGATCTCCTATTCCGATGTGCGCCAGCGCGCGCGGCTCCTCCTGCTCAGCCTTGGGGGCCAGCAACCAACCCAGGAACAGATCCAGCAGATCACCGGCCAGGCGCTGGAGCAACTGATCGACGAGCAGCTGCAGCTCGAGAAAGCGGCCGAATTCGAACTCGAAATTGCCCCCGAAGAAGTCAATGCTGCCGTAGATGACATGGCGCGCCAGTCGGGTGCCAGCGGAGACCAGTTGAAACAGCAATTGCTGGCGGCCGGCGTGAACCCGACCAGCCTGGAAGAGCAGATGCGGGCCGAGATCGCATGGAACCGCGTGATGAGCGGCCTGTACGGCTCACGCATCCGGATTTCGGACAACCAAGTCGACGAACAGTTGAGCCGCGTGCGAAATTCCCTGCAACAAACGCAGTACCGGATTTCGGAGATCTTCCTCTACGCACCTGACCCGGAAACCCAGTCTCAGGCCATGCAGGCGGCCAATTCGATTATCGAGCAGCTGAAACAGGGCGCCGATTTCCGTATCGCGGCACAACGGATTTCCTCAGCACCGACCTCGGCGACTGGGGGGGACATGGGATGGATCACCACAGGTGATCTGGACCCGGTCCTGGCCGAAGCTGTGGAAGCCTCTGTCGGCCCCGGCCTGCTCGGGCCGATCGCCACGGAAAACGGGATCTACATTCTGAACGTCGCAAACAAGCGCGAGCCGGCAAAACTGACGACCAAAGTCGACCTGATGCGCCTTCAGGTTACTGATGGCAGCGAAGCCGACCTCAAGGGCGCCCTCGCCCAAATCGAGACCTGCGACGACGTTCAGAGCGTGTCCAATTCGAAATCCAATTTGCGGCATGCCGACCTTGATGACATCGACGTCGAGGAACTGGGATCGGAAGGCAAGGCACTGGTTCTGGCCACGGAAGTCGGGCAACCGACAGAGATCTTCGCGGCTGGCGGCGGTCTGGCAGTCATGTATGTCTGCCGCCGGGAAGACGGCGCCGAAGCCCTGCCCTCCCGCGACGACCTGAAGGGCCGCCTGAAGGATCAGGAACTCAACATGATTTCCGAGCGGGAACTGCGTGATCTGCGCCGCGAGGCGACGATTATCTACCGCTAG
- the pdxA gene encoding 4-hydroxythreonine-4-phosphate dehydrogenase PdxA translates to MAHTPLAVTMGDPAGVGPGITGAAWTKLRDQVEHAFFVIGALELYEGRVPVHPIVDPGEACEVFSNALPVLSLPGVPQVEPGKPDVGASTAILASIEQATELCLSSAVSGMVTNPINKALLYGAGFRHPGHTEFVAALCDAACETPSRPVMLLTGGGLRVALATIHVPLKDVPDLLDTIKLVELGKTVAEAMRQDFAIPAPCLAFTGLNPHAGEDGTIGREEIDIINPAAAILREQGIDMSDARSGDTVFAEALSGRFDAIIAMTHDQGLIPVKTLDMWGGVNTTLGLPIVRTSPDHGTGYDAAAAGTARPDSLIAAIRQARLIANNRKTNA, encoded by the coding sequence ATTGCACACACTCCACTCGCCGTGACCATGGGCGATCCTGCAGGCGTAGGCCCCGGTATCACCGGCGCGGCGTGGACGAAATTACGTGACCAGGTCGAACACGCCTTCTTCGTGATCGGCGCACTGGAACTCTATGAAGGCCGCGTTCCCGTTCACCCGATTGTCGATCCGGGCGAGGCCTGCGAGGTATTCTCCAACGCGCTGCCGGTCCTGTCGCTGCCGGGCGTTCCGCAGGTCGAGCCGGGCAAGCCGGATGTCGGCGCGTCCACCGCCATTCTGGCCTCGATAGAACAGGCCACCGAACTCTGTCTGTCTTCGGCCGTGTCTGGCATGGTGACCAATCCCATCAACAAGGCGCTTCTCTATGGAGCGGGTTTCCGGCACCCGGGCCATACGGAATTTGTCGCCGCCCTCTGTGACGCGGCCTGCGAGACTCCGTCGAGGCCCGTCATGCTCCTGACCGGCGGCGGCCTGCGCGTCGCGCTGGCAACCATTCATGTCCCGCTCAAGGACGTGCCCGATTTGCTGGACACGATCAAACTGGTCGAACTCGGCAAGACCGTCGCCGAGGCCATGCGACAGGACTTTGCCATCCCCGCGCCGTGCCTCGCTTTCACGGGTCTCAATCCTCATGCCGGGGAAGACGGCACGATTGGCCGGGAAGAAATCGACATCATCAACCCCGCGGCCGCCATTCTGCGCGAACAGGGTATCGACATGTCCGACGCCCGGTCCGGCGATACGGTTTTCGCTGAGGCCCTGTCCGGCCGCTTCGACGCCATTATTGCCATGACGCATGACCAGGGCCTCATCCCGGTCAAGACGCTGGACATGTGGGGCGGCGTGAACACGACTCTTGGACTGCCTATCGTCCGTACCAGCCCGGACCATGGTACGGGCTACGACGCCGCTGCTGCCGGTACCGCTCGCCCCGACAGCCTGATTGCCGCCATCCGCCAGGCACGGCTGATTGCCAACAATCGAAAGACAAACGCATGA
- the rsmA gene encoding 16S rRNA (adenine(1518)-N(6)/adenine(1519)-N(6))-dimethyltransferase RsmA: MSGSDDTPGLTQATARKALGQHFLFDPDILKRTALAAGPVAGRTVIEVGPGPGGLTRALLDQGAGKVIAVEADERFADALRSWPEAQDGRLHVILKDARKVRWESVLEELGASQPAMIVANLPYNVGTPLLVNWLKAGPWRGEMALMFQKEVAERICAKPNSDHYGRLAVLAHAVCDPHIAFTLPPGAFRPPPKVDSAVAVLHPLPAERVFPHLAKLEEVAGAAFGQRRKMLRAALKPLAKRHGLKAADWLQDLGIDPTARAETLTQDEFRHMASSLVK; this comes from the coding sequence ATGAGTGGCAGTGACGATACTCCCGGCCTGACGCAAGCCACCGCCCGCAAGGCACTTGGACAGCATTTCCTGTTCGATCCTGACATTCTGAAACGGACTGCCCTCGCTGCAGGCCCGGTGGCGGGCCGGACGGTGATCGAAGTCGGGCCCGGTCCGGGCGGTCTGACCCGCGCCCTGCTGGATCAGGGCGCCGGGAAGGTGATTGCGGTCGAGGCCGACGAACGGTTCGCAGACGCGCTCCGTTCCTGGCCGGAGGCACAGGACGGTCGCCTGCATGTTATCCTGAAAGACGCCCGAAAGGTCCGTTGGGAATCCGTTCTGGAGGAACTTGGCGCCAGCCAGCCCGCCATGATTGTTGCTAACCTTCCGTACAATGTCGGGACGCCGCTATTGGTCAACTGGCTGAAGGCTGGCCCGTGGCGGGGGGAAATGGCCCTCATGTTCCAGAAAGAGGTCGCTGAACGGATCTGCGCAAAGCCGAATTCGGATCATTATGGCCGGCTGGCTGTGCTGGCTCACGCCGTTTGCGATCCTCACATCGCCTTTACGTTGCCGCCCGGCGCATTTCGGCCGCCGCCGAAGGTGGATAGCGCGGTCGCGGTTCTGCACCCGCTTCCAGCAGAGCGCGTGTTCCCGCACCTTGCAAAGCTGGAAGAAGTCGCGGGTGCTGCGTTCGGCCAGCGCCGGAAAATGCTGCGCGCTGCCCTGAAACCCCTGGCCAAGCGGCACGGCCTGAAGGCCGCGGATTGGCTGCAGGACCTCGGCATCGACCCGACGGCGCGTGCCGAAACGCTGACTCAGGATGAGTTCCGCCACATGGCATCGTCACTGGTGAAATAG